TGGCAGGTGGGGTCCGGGCAGCTCGCCTTCCGTGACGCCAGCGCGAACAGCGGGGTGTACTTCGACCACAGGCCCACCTTGCGGAAGTCGACCGGGATGTGGTCGATCCGCGTCTTCAGCAGCTCTCCCGCCAGCGACATCCGCAGCGATGTCCGGCCGGCGAGCTTCGGCGTCAGGAACACACCCTGGGACACCACGCCGGCGAGGCCCGGCACCAGTCCCGCCGCCATGCTCAGGGACAGCGTGAGCGAGCCGATGCAGTGGGCGACCACGAACAGCGGGCGGTCGCCCGTGCACTCGCGGACGTACTTGACGGCCGCGGGGATGTCGTACAGGGCCACGTCGTCGTACGTGTACCTCTGGCCGGTCTCGTTGTACGGCAACCGGCAGCTGCCCCGCCAGTCCAGCAGCCAGGGCTCGTAGCCGTCGTCGAGGAGGACGTCGACCAGATTGCGGGTCTCCGGCAGCAGGAACATGTCGGCGGACGCGGTGTGTCCGTGCAGGATCAGCACGGCGGGACGGTCCGCGGCACCCGTGTGGATGCGGGTCAGGCCGAGGCGGACGCCGTCGTCCGCCCGGAAGGGGATCTCCTCGACACGGGCCGGGTCGAGGCGGTGGCGGAGCGGACGCAGGGCCGCGGTGGTCCTGACCCGGCGCAGTGCCGGCCCGCCGGCGCGGGAGGTGGTCGTCCTGAAGATCATCGGTGGTGCTCCGTGAGGGTTGGGGTGCGGCGCAGGTCGAGCAGGTCCGCGGTGGCGCGGGCGAAGGGGCCGAGCAGGCCGCGGCCCATCTCCAGGCCGAACCAGGCGAGCCAGGTCAGCTTGGCGGCCCGCTTCTCCTGACCGGTAAGACGCGGGTCGACCTTGATGCCGTCGATCTGGTCGCGGACGTAGGAGTCCGCGGGCACGACGACCTCGCCGGCCACACTCGCCGGTTCGCCCTCGCGGCCGATCCGCACGGTCAGCGTGCGGGTCTGCCGCCACAGGTCGCGGCGGGCCCGGGCGTACTTGTGGCCCTCCAGCCACCAGTGGCCGCCGTCGGCGTCGCGCAACCGCAGCCGGTAGCGCAGCAGCTGGTGCCTGAGCCCGTGCTGCTGCGGGATCCCCTCCTCGGGGCGGACCCATAGGTCGCCGCGCTCGACGGTCAGCGGCTCGGGATGTACGGCGGTGCAGACGACCTCGCCGGTCACGTCCACCCTGCGCTCCTTCACCAGCTGGTACATGCTCGCGATGGAGAGCGTGAGCTCCATGGAGCAGGGGCTGTC
This genomic interval from Streptomyces sp. NBC_00557 contains the following:
- a CDS encoding alpha/beta fold hydrolase, whose product is MIFRTTTSRAGGPALRRVRTTAALRPLRHRLDPARVEEIPFRADDGVRLGLTRIHTGAADRPAVLILHGHTASADMFLLPETRNLVDVLLDDGYEPWLLDWRGSCRLPYNETGQRYTYDDVALYDIPAAVKYVRECTGDRPLFVVAHCIGSLTLSLSMAAGLVPGLAGVVSQGVFLTPKLAGRTSLRMSLAGELLKTRIDHIPVDFRKVGLWSKYTPLFALASRKASCPDPTCQILHNSAWGTGASLFLHENLSEATHDRLADLLGPAPLWILPHLRRIELARSVVRWHETDHRYRDLPPNALDAAGRIDTPVLLLAGSDNGLWLDSQRLCHDVLADRQPQLDVSYTEIPGYGHLDTFLGRGAAVDVFGHILDFLGGRR